From a region of the Drosophila ananassae strain 14024-0371.13 chromosome XL, ASM1763931v2, whole genome shotgun sequence genome:
- the LOC6503467 gene encoding beta-1,3-galactosyltransferase brn, whose translation MQGKLCKLVLKCLLAVPLILLVDYCGLLTHLHELDFERHFHYPIKDDGLATSGIDGYAFLRMPTFTGEAASDPPRLTILVKSAVANVQRRDAIRRTWGYEARFSDVQLRRVFLLGTAEEGQKDVAWEAREHGDILQGDFVDAYFNNTLKTMLGMRWASEHFNRSDFYLFVDDDYYVSMKNVLRFLGRGRQTHQPDLLFAGYVFQTSPLRHKFSKWYVSLEEYPFDRWPPYVTAGSFILSRQTLLQMYATSKRIPLFRFDDVHLGIVALKARIPLQHCDDFHFHRPTYKGPDSYSSVIASHEFGDPEEMVRVWNECRSANYA comes from the coding sequence ATGCAGGGTAAACTCTGCAAACTGGTGTTGAAATGCCTCCTGGCGGTGCCCCTTATCCTGCTGGTGGACTACTGCGGCCTACTAACCCACCTCCACGAGCTGGACTTCGAACGCCACTTCCACTATCCGATAAAAGATGACGGCCTGGCCACCTCTGGCATTGACGGATACGCCTTTTTGCGGATGCCCACATTTACGGGCGAGGCTGCATCGGATCCGCCCCGGTTAACCATACTCGTCAAGAGCGCCGTGGCCAATGTCCAGCGCCGGGATGCCATCCGACGCACTTGGGGCTATGAAGCCCGCTTCTCGGATGTCCAACTGCGTCGGGTTTTTCTGCTGGGCACGGCGGAGGAGGGACAAAAGGACGTGGCCTGGGAAGCGCGCGAACACGGCGACATTCTCCAGGGTGATTTCGTGGATGCCTACTTTAACAACACCCTGAAAACCATGCTGGGGATGCGGTGGGCCAGCGAGCACTTCAACCGGAGCGATTTCTATCTCTTTGTGGACGACGACTACTATGTGTCGATGAAGAACGTGCTGCGGTTCCTGGGCCGGGGCAGACAAACCCACCAGCCGGATCTATTATTTGCCGGTTACGTTTTCCAGACCTCGCCGCTGCGTCACAAGTTCAGCAAGTGGTACGTCTCCCTGGAGGAGTATCCCTTTGATCGCTGGCCGCCGTACGTCACCGCCGGCTCCTTCATTCTCTCCCGCCAGACCCTGCTTCAGATGTACGCCACCAGCAAGCGGATACCACTGTTCCGCTTCGACGACGTCCACCTGGGCATTGTGGCGCTGAAGGCGAGGATTCCTCTCCAGCACTGCGATGACTTCCACTTCCATCGACCGACGTACAAAGGCCCGGATAGCTACAGCAGCGTGATAGCCTCCCACGAGTTCGGGGATCCCGAGGAAATGGTCCGGGTGTGGAACGAGTGCCGGTCTGCCAACTATGCGTAG
- the LOC6504176 gene encoding cap-specific mRNA (nucleoside-2'-O-)-methyltransferase 1: MEEPSDDENAEPTPKKIKREWVKSYSNKAMEMMKKMGYENDKGLGKSNQGRLEPIIAVQQDGRRGFGLKLDTVQSAAGQWDPSLEELEIPEPVLWLTNLGAGAASYSHDQLMSHIVTGGRRRTLDEETRYCDPAILHHILNAKTVFDDLNDSEKRRARSRCNPFEIIRSSIFLNRAAVKMANIDSMCDFMFTNPRDLDGHSLVANDELLYFTDMCAGPGGFSEYVLHRKSWEAKGFGFTLRGANDFKLDKFFAASPEPFDAYYGVKEDGNIFDEANQDSLNDYIRRHTPQGVHFAMADGGFSVEGQENIQEILSKQLYLCQFLTALKILRENGSFVCKVFDLFTPFSVGLVYLMYKCFHQISIIKPNSSRPANSERYLVCKYKRPEADIAGIIGYLNAINVMINEDYPQDSELDILEIFDANELAEDEDFLRYIIDSNNSIGKKQIVGLQKIAAFAQNPDLKETRQSEVRQECLKRWGLPDKLRQAPEIKPTDRLLEELLADWGKDRNWLHQAPAEMTSPANLQMAIQNVADWYFVPVGREETNINACTLFLCKSRGSLLRYTEHKKWELVETAFEVQPRSIFFGQIVYEFYGEGRTIQRVAALHIIDGICLGGIDIRRRPFRERVSMCDKYARSLNKPYRKDRTCGPLRSKPFFRLQDMGNFFAEMRHYVLKDNSQRFGYALDDNKFFVPGGILMFCELTPNYVSAQSKSCGQLYYFNTTNRESYYKDQIPPKKAAEIFASFRSNYLRRLLWKWTNLRQVEEHATDENPKILFRSDFMQFIAEKLGHC; the protein is encoded by the exons ATGGAGGAGCCGTCCGACGACGAGAATGCGGAGCCCACGCCCAAGAAGATCAAGCGGGAATGGGTGAAGAGCTACTCGAACAAGGCCATGGAGATGATGAAGAAGATGGGCTACGAGAACGACAAGGGTCTGGGCAAGAGTAACCAGGGCCGGCTCGAGCCCATCATCGCCGTCCAGCAGGATGGTCGTCGGGGATTTGGCTTGAAACTGGACACCGTACAATCAGCGGCTGGCCAATGGGATCCCAGTCTGGAAGAACTGGAGATACCCGAGCCGGTACTCTGGCTAACAAACTTGGGGGCCGGTGCGGCCAGCTATTCGCATGATCAACTAATGAGCCACATTGTAACCGGTGGTCGGAGGAGAACCCTGGACGAGGAAACCCGGTACTGCGATCCAGCCATTCTTCATCACATCCTCAATGCCAAGACGGTGTTCGACGATCTCAACGATAGCGAAAAGCGGAGAGCACGCTCCCGCTGCAATCCGTTCGAGATTATCCGCAGCTCAATCTTCCTAAATCGGGCCGCCGTCAAGATGGCAAACATCGACTCCATGTGCGACTTTATGTTCACCAATCCCCGCGACCTTGACGGCCACTCGCTGGTGGCCAACGACGAGCTGCTCTACTTCACGGACATGTGTGCAG GGCCCGGCGGCTTCTCGGAATACGTGCTTCATCGGAAATCGTGGGAAGCCAAGGGTTTCGGTTTCACGCTGCGCGGCGCCAACGACTTCAAGCTGGACAAGTTCTTTGCGGCATCCCCGGAGCCCTTCGACGCCTACTACGGCGTCAAGGAGGATGGCAATATTTTCGACGAGGCCAATCAGGATTCGTTGAACGATTACATAAGGAGGCATACGCCGCAGGGTGTACACTTTGCCATGGCGGACGGTGGATTCTCGGTGGAGGGGCAAGAGAACATCCAAGAGATCCTCTCCAAGCAGTTGTACCTCTGCCAGTTTCTCACTGCTCTGAAAATCCTGCGGGAGAACGGCAGCTTTGTGTGCAAGGTGTTCGATCTGTTTACGCCGTTTAGCGTGGGACTGGTGTATCTGATGTACAAGTGCTTCCATCAGATCTCGATCATCAAGCCGAACAGCAGTCGGCCGGCCAACTCGGAGCGGTATCTGGTGTGCAAGTACAAGCGGCCGGAGGCGGATATAGCCGGAATTATTGGTTACCTGAATGCCATTAACGTGATGATCAACGAGGACTATCCGCAGGACAGCGAACTCGATATCCTGGAGATATTCGATGCCAACGAACTGGCCGAGGACGAGGACTTCCTACGCTACATCATCGATTCGAACAATTCGATTGGCAAGAAACAGATAGTTGGCCTCCAAAAGATAGCCGCCTTCGCCCAGAATCCCGATCTGAAGGAGACCCGACAGTCGGAGGTGCGACAGGAGTGCCTGAAGCGTTGGGGCCTGCCGGACAAGCTGCGCCAGGCGCCCGAGATCAAGCCGACGGATCgattgctggaggagctgctgGCGGACTGGGGGAAGGATCGAAACTGGCTGCATCAGGCGCCGGCCGAGATGACCAGTCCGGCGAACCTGCAAATGGCCATCCAGAACGTGGCCGATTGGTATTTTGTGCCCGTGGGCCGCGAGGAGACGAACATCAATGCCTGCACCCTGTTCCTGTGCAAGTCGCGGGGCAGCCTGCTGCGCTACACGGAGCACAAGAAGTGGGAACTGGTCGAGACGGCGTTCGAGGTGCAGCCtcgctccatattctttggcCAGATCGTGTACGAGTTCTATGGCGAGGGCAGGACCATCCAGCGGGTGGCGGCCCTTCACATCATCGACGGCATCTGCCTGGGCGGGATTGATATACGGCGGCGACCGTTTCGCGAACGGGTCAGCATGTGCGACAAGTACGCCCGGAGTCTGAACAAGCCGTATCGCAAGGATCGCACCTGCGGCCCGTTGCGCAGCAAACCCTTCTTCCGCCTCCAGGATATGGGGAATTTCTTTGCCGAGATGCGACACTACGTTCTCAAGGATAATTCCCAGCGCTTCGGCTATGCCCTGGATGATAACAAATTCTTTGTGCCGGGAGGTATCCTGATGTTCTGCGAACTAACTCCCAATTATGTGTCCGCCCAGTCGAAGTCCTGCGGCCAGCTGTATTATTTCAACACGACCAATAGAGAATCGTACTACAAGGATCAAATACCGCCAAAAAAAGCAGCCGAGATCTTCGCCTCGTTCCGGTCTAATTATTTGCGGCGCCTGCTCTGGAAGTGGACGAACCTGCGCCAGGTGGAGGAGCATGCCACCGATGAGAATCCAAAGATCCTGTTCCGCAGCGACTTTATGCAGTTTATTGCGGAAAAGCTTGGCCATTGCTAG
- the LOC6504175 gene encoding DNA repair protein complementing XP-A cells homolog: MSEEVASATAAPTGSTLTTAQRARIERNQAKALKLREAKLVAHPYKDLASNKDGSHPEAVLSQSSSVIKVQGTKYIDSGGGFLLEQPVLPGAGTAGAAAAAGDGIPVIEDDAIAIPVHYEECLECGDQFADSYLFSNFDHSVCDKCRDNEEKHSLITRTEAKAEYLLKDCDFDKRQPPLRYISRKNPHNVRWGEMKLYLHLQVLKRAMEVWGSEDELVRQHESREDKREVGKARKYNKQMKQLRMEVRSSIYTKKTHEIHQHEFGPDTYNEEEDTYTHTCLSCPYSETYEKM; encoded by the exons ATGTCCGAGGAAGTAGCCAGCGCTACAGCGGCTCCAACTGGATCCACGCTGACCACTGCCCAGAGGGCGCGCATCGAACGGAATCAGGCCAAGGCCCTGAAGCTGCGCGAGGCCAAGTTGGTGGCGCATCCTTACAAGGACTTGGCCAG CAACAAAGACGGCAGCCATCCAGAGGCGGTTCTCAGCCAGAGCTCCTCCGTCATAAAGGTGCAGGGCACCAAATACATAGACAGCGGTGGCGGCTTTCTGCTGGAACAGCCTGTCCTTCCAGGAGCCGGGACAGCAGGAgcggcagctgcagctggagATGGTATCCCAGTTATTGAGGACGATGCCATTGCCATACCCGTTCACTACGAGGAATGCCTGGAGTGCGGCGACCAGTTCGCAGATTCCTATTTGTTCAGCAACTTTGATCATTCGGTGTGCGACAAGTGCCGGGATAACGAGGAGAAGCACTCGCTAATCACCAGGACCGAGGCCAAGGCCGAGTACCTTCTGAAGGACTGTGACTTTGATAAGCGGCAGCCGCCGCTGCGCTACATCAGCCGAAAGAATCCGCACAACGTGCGCTGGGGCGAGATGAAGTTGTACCTGCATCTGCAGGTCCTGAAACGGGCCATGGAGGTATGGGGCAGCGAGGACGAGCTGGTGCGCCAGCACGAGTCCAGGGAGGACAAACGGGAGGTGGGCAAGGCCCGCAAGTACAACAAGCAGATGAAACAGCTCCGCATGGAGGTCCGCAGCAGCATCTACACAAAGAAGACCCACGAAATCCACCAGCACGAGTTCGGCCCGGATACTTACAACGAGGAGGAGGACACCTACACCCACACCTGCCTCTCGTGTCCCTATAGCGAGACCTACGAAAAGATGTAG